The Oryza glaberrima chromosome 9, OglaRS2, whole genome shotgun sequence genome includes a window with the following:
- the LOC127783759 gene encoding uncharacterized protein OsI_031781-like produces MAKAVALLLAAIEASAVLVQVECYAPVEKSFNKALLAPVDKRLDEATQAINEAADSVVAAAPPAKKDEVEAATWKRRMFAFAALGMAQGDEKKVGATSLAYKKAAKAVLDAAPADKFKLMDESFKVAAMEVIAS; encoded by the coding sequence ATGGCCAAAGCCGTCGCCCTACTCCTTGCAGCCATCGAGGCATCGGCCGTGTTAGTGCAAGTGGAATGCTACGCCCCCGTCGAGAAGAGCTTCAACAAGGCCCTCCTCGCCCCTGTTGATAAGCGCTTGGATGAGGCAACTCAGGCCATTAACGAGGCCGCCGACTCTGTTGTGGCTGCTGCCCCACCAGCAAAAAaggatgaagttgaagctgCCACGTGGAAGCGGAGAATGTTCGCCTTTGCTGCTCTCGGGATGGcccaaggagatgagaagaaagttgGTGCAACTTCACTTGCCTACAAGAAAGCAGCTAAAGCTGTCCTCGATGCCGCCCCAGCTGACAAGTTTAAGTTGATGGATGAATCCTTCAAAGTGGCTGCTATGGAGGTAATCGCATCATGA